The following are from one region of the Betaproteobacteria bacterium genome:
- a CDS encoding peptide deformylase, with protein sequence MAVRSVLRMGSPLLLERSREVTQFGTAELDALLTDMLDTMEALNGAGLAAPQIGVPLRVVIFGVKRNPRYPDAEEVPYTVLINPEIRPLGDEMEEGWEGCLSVPGMRGLVPRYRRIHYKGSDQYGSPIERDVADFHARVVQHECDHLDGILYPMRIDDLRNFGFTEVLFPGDPPIDE encoded by the coding sequence ATGGCGGTGAGGTCCGTACTTAGGATGGGAAGTCCGCTCCTGCTGGAGCGATCGCGCGAGGTCACGCAGTTCGGCACGGCGGAGCTCGACGCGCTTCTCACCGACATGCTCGATACGATGGAGGCGTTGAACGGCGCTGGGCTCGCCGCGCCGCAGATCGGGGTGCCGCTACGGGTCGTGATCTTCGGCGTCAAGCGCAATCCCCGTTACCCCGATGCCGAGGAAGTGCCGTACACGGTGCTGATCAATCCCGAGATACGCCCGCTGGGCGACGAAATGGAGGAGGGCTGGGAAGGCTGCTTGAGCGTTCCCGGCATGCGCGGGCTGGTGCCGCGCTACCGGCGCATCCACTACAAGGGCTCGGACCAGTACGGCAGTCCGATCGAGCGCGACGTTGCGGACTTCCATGCGCGCGTGGTGCAGCACGAGTGCGACCACCTCGACGGCATCCTGTACCCGATGCGCATCGACGACCTGCGCAATTTCGGCTTCACCGAGGTGCTGTTTCCGGGCGATCCGCCGATCGACGAGTAA
- a CDS encoding S-methyl-5'-thioinosine phosphorylase has translation MLGIIGGSGAGRLAVLEHARLQAIHTPYGEPSAALTFGLLRGREVVFLARHGYGHTIPPHAVNYRANIWALAQQGVRAIVALAAVGGIRADLAPGAIAVPSQIIDYTYERRATFFDGSDSQVSHIDFTEPYTPSLRAALLQAGRNAEEPIVDGGVYAAMQGPRLETAAEIDRLERDGADMVGMTGMPEAALAREASVAYATLAVVANWAAGRASSRSGIVVADIGTVLDAAMARVVRILLQLEVPDGGEVRT, from the coding sequence CCGTATGGCGAGCCATCCGCAGCGCTTACCTTCGGACTGCTGCGAGGCCGCGAAGTCGTCTTTCTCGCGCGCCACGGCTACGGCCACACGATTCCACCGCACGCGGTCAACTACCGGGCCAACATCTGGGCCCTGGCTCAGCAGGGCGTGCGTGCGATCGTCGCTCTCGCCGCGGTCGGCGGCATACGCGCGGATCTGGCGCCGGGCGCCATCGCCGTTCCGTCCCAGATCATCGACTACACCTACGAGCGCCGCGCGACCTTCTTCGACGGGTCCGACAGCCAGGTCAGCCATATCGACTTCACCGAGCCCTATACGCCGTCGCTGCGCGCGGCCTTGCTGCAAGCCGGCCGCAATGCCGAGGAGCCGATCGTCGACGGTGGCGTCTATGCCGCCATGCAGGGTCCGCGTCTGGAAACAGCGGCCGAGATCGATCGCCTGGAGCGCGACGGGGCCGACATGGTCGGGATGACGGGCATGCCCGAAGCGGCGCTTGCGCGCGAGGCGTCGGTGGCCTATGCGACGCTTGCAGTCGTGGCGAACTGGGCGGCGGGACGCGCCTCGAGCCGCAGCGGGATCGTGGTGGCGGACATCGGCACGGTGCTCGATGCCGCAATGGCGCGGGTCGTCCGGATATTGCTGCAGCTCGAGGTGCCTGATGGCGGTGAGGTCCGTACTTAG